From Candidatus Binatia bacterium, one genomic window encodes:
- a CDS encoding SDR family NAD(P)-dependent oxidoreductase, translating to MGKRLSKLSRSVEGKVALVTGAASGMGRATAHLFADEGAHVIVTDLGADRVETVVGEIREAGGSARGWDMSVTDTNAVRRVIAEAASHFGGIDIVVNNAGIVWMTPIDADDYEELWAKSLDVLLTGQTRVVRAALPHLRKSQSPRIVNIASTEGFGATRFGSAYTAAKHGVIGLTRSLAVELGGEGITVNCVAPGPIRTGMTDAIPEEHKTVFAKRRTVLGRYGEPEEVAHATLNFCLPAMTFVTGAVLVVDGGVLVRNA from the coding sequence ATGGGCAAGCGCCTGTCCAAGCTGAGTCGTTCGGTCGAGGGAAAAGTCGCGCTCGTGACGGGTGCGGCCTCGGGCATGGGTCGCGCGACCGCGCACCTTTTCGCCGACGAGGGTGCCCACGTCATCGTCACCGACCTCGGCGCCGACCGCGTCGAGACCGTCGTCGGCGAGATCCGCGAGGCCGGCGGCAGCGCCCGCGGCTGGGACATGAGCGTCACCGACACCAACGCCGTCCGGCGCGTGATCGCCGAAGCGGCCAGTCACTTCGGCGGCATCGACATTGTCGTCAACAACGCGGGGATCGTCTGGATGACGCCGATCGACGCGGACGACTACGAAGAGCTGTGGGCGAAATCGCTCGACGTGCTGCTCACCGGCCAGACTCGCGTCGTGCGTGCCGCGCTGCCTCACCTGCGAAAGTCGCAGTCGCCGCGCATCGTCAACATCGCCTCGACCGAAGGATTCGGCGCCACGCGCTTCGGCTCGGCGTACACGGCAGCCAAGCACGGGGTGATCGGCCTTACGCGCTCGCTTGCCGTCGAGCTCGGCGGCGAAGGGATTACCGTCAATTGCGTCGCGCCGGGGCCGATTCGCACGGGAATGACAGACGCGATTCCCGAAGAGCACAAGACGGTCTTCGCCAAAAGGCGCACCGTGCTCGGCCGCTACGGCGAGCCCGAGGAGGTCGCGCACGCGACGCTGAACTTCTGTCTTCCGGCGATGACGTTCGTGACCGGCGCGGTGCTCGTCGTCGACGGCGGCGTGCTCGTGCGCAACGCCTGA
- a CDS encoding DsbA family protein — translation MSLRTSIQRRVTSVLTSAKTRDLRRRTLEGARKIGGSPHRVHYFHQVDDPYSHLASQLLEPLVERYDIELHTHLVGPPPDSAAPEREKLVAWSRVDAERVAEGRGGLSFQDPGNQPSPDLVARATRILASTSSSRAFAALAPRVGEAMWDDDIEALGGMARDQSGAPNNVADAIGRGDALRAKCHHYLGAIFHYAGENYWGVDRLSHLERRLIHLGASRQVSAPLLAPRYDVSDERIDAGRLGLTLEVFVSLRSPYSYISMPRAFDLATRAGIAMKLRPVLPMVMRGLPVPASKRMYITLDTKREADAVGMPFGRICDPVGKPVERGFSLYPFAVSKGRAGDYLLSFCRAVFAEGIDAGTDEGLRHIVEAAGLSWNDAARNRDIDGWRPELEANREDMMAMGLWGVPSFRLSGAGASDFCVWGQDRIWMVEDEIRRRVDTAPS, via the coding sequence ATGTCGCTTCGAACGTCCATCCAGCGCCGCGTGACCAGTGTCCTGACCAGCGCGAAGACCCGTGACCTTCGTCGTCGCACTCTCGAAGGCGCGCGCAAGATCGGTGGCTCGCCGCACCGCGTCCACTATTTCCACCAAGTCGATGACCCGTACAGCCACCTCGCGTCGCAGCTCCTGGAGCCTCTCGTCGAGCGCTACGACATCGAGTTGCACACGCACCTGGTCGGCCCGCCGCCGGATTCGGCTGCTCCCGAGCGCGAAAAGCTCGTCGCGTGGTCGCGCGTGGATGCCGAACGCGTCGCCGAGGGCCGCGGAGGACTTTCGTTCCAGGACCCTGGAAACCAGCCGTCGCCCGATCTCGTTGCGAGGGCGACGCGGATCCTGGCGTCGACCAGCTCGTCGCGCGCATTTGCCGCGCTGGCGCCGCGTGTCGGCGAGGCGATGTGGGACGACGACATCGAAGCGCTCGGCGGCATGGCGCGCGACCAGAGCGGCGCGCCGAACAACGTTGCCGACGCAATCGGACGAGGCGACGCGCTGCGCGCGAAGTGCCATCACTACCTTGGCGCGATTTTCCACTATGCCGGCGAGAATTACTGGGGCGTCGATCGCCTGAGTCATCTCGAGCGCCGTCTCATCCACCTCGGCGCGAGCCGCCAGGTCTCGGCACCCCTTCTTGCGCCGCGCTACGACGTCAGCGACGAGCGCATCGATGCCGGCAGGCTCGGCCTCACGCTCGAAGTGTTCGTCTCGCTGCGCAGTCCGTACAGTTACATCTCGATGCCGCGCGCGTTCGATCTCGCGACGCGCGCCGGCATCGCAATGAAGCTGAGGCCGGTGCTTCCGATGGTCATGCGCGGGCTTCCGGTGCCCGCGAGCAAGCGCATGTACATCACGCTCGATACCAAGCGCGAAGCCGACGCGGTCGGCATGCCGTTCGGCCGCATCTGCGATCCGGTGGGCAAGCCGGTCGAGCGCGGGTTTTCCCTGTATCCGTTCGCCGTATCCAAGGGACGCGCCGGCGATTACCTGCTGTCGTTCTGTCGCGCGGTATTTGCCGAGGGCATCGATGCAGGAACGGACGAAGGGCTCCGTCACATCGTCGAGGCCGCGGGACTTTCGTGGAACGACGCGGCCCGCAATCGCGACATCGATGGATGGCGTCCCGAGCTCGAAGCAAACCGCGAAGACATGATGGCGATGGGACTGTGGGGAGTGCCGAGCTTTCGGCTGAGCGGCGCCGGCGCTTCAGACTTCTGCGTGTGGGGACAAGACAGGATCTGGATGGTCGAGGACGAAATCCGCCGAAGGGTGGACACCGCGCCTTCCTGA
- a CDS encoding RidA family protein yields the protein MSQQRRRVYSGTPWEPKVAYCRASRAGNFIAVSGTVAAGDDGKPVAPGDAYAQTLFALRKIEKALEGLGSCLADVVRTRVFLVDFVDFDEFARAHREVFAGIDPAATAVQVSALVAPQYVVEIEADAVVTDDR from the coding sequence ATGTCGCAGCAACGCCGCCGCGTGTACTCCGGAACTCCGTGGGAGCCCAAGGTCGCCTACTGCCGGGCCAGCAGGGCCGGCAATTTCATCGCGGTCTCCGGAACCGTGGCCGCAGGCGACGACGGCAAGCCGGTCGCGCCGGGCGATGCGTACGCGCAGACCCTCTTCGCGCTTCGCAAGATCGAGAAGGCACTCGAGGGCCTGGGCTCCTGCCTGGCCGACGTCGTGCGCACGCGCGTGTTCCTCGTCGACTTCGTGGATTTCGACGAATTTGCACGCGCGCACCGCGAGGTTTTCGCCGGCATCGATCCTGCCGCGACGGCCGTCCAGGTCTCGGCGCTGGTGGCACCGCAGTACGTCGTCGAGATCGAAGCCGACGCGGTCGTGACGGACGATCGTTAG